A stretch of Macadamia integrifolia cultivar HAES 741 chromosome 7, SCU_Mint_v3, whole genome shotgun sequence DNA encodes these proteins:
- the LOC122085055 gene encoding protein FAR1-RELATED SEQUENCE 6-like — MEDRLCAQNEMEEPSFNSETLTENEDNEIEVGNNDDGLEPLAMIELDSVNSVTQRRKESTPPVVGMEFESYDEAYNFYNCYAKEVGFGIRVRNLWRRQKTNEKYMVVLCCSNQGFRRKKDTHRLRPETRIGCLAMVRIKLMSSERWRLIEVKLEHNHSNTPATAQFYKSHRMMNGFIRKLELGCDAAVQTTDLVDEHNQLELKEEEAEALQNYLCKMQLVSPSFFYLMDLNNGRLRNVFWADGRSRASYGYFGDVVIFDTTYLMKKYDLSFAPFVGVNHHGQSVLLGCSLLVDESVESFVWLFKTWLTCMSGRSPSTIITDHNKALQKAIAEVLPETRHRMSLWHIMERAPEKLKLLHEFEEVKMAMSMAVYDSLRVDEFETAWEDMVQHYGVQDNEWLQMVYEDRQHWVPAFLKDTFSAGMATTQRNQIAKSFFDGYVHKHTNLKDFLGKYELALVNAYQKEAKADIESRDLCPCLKTRCCYERQLSQVYTCEIFRKFQHEVEEMLFCFNTAQVHVSGPIVTYIVKERVDGNANEIRDYEVQYNTADMEVHCICGCFSFNGYLCKHALSVLNYNGVEEIPPLYILPRWRKDFKHVFVPNHGSIRVDIDNSVEWYDHLYKRAILVVEEGMISPEHFKVALQSLEDSLSRVHLVEDIELNITPTRAQRSMAETHKVQDLSQVKRPCRPKQSRGQVEKICEDTWGKNDTQVGSKRLRPIEPATANLDLGNLVGTQLTQESTCQSGIVEQFFIGVDQDV; from the exons ATGGAGGATCGGCTCTGCGCACAAAACGAG ATGGAAGAACCATCATTCAACAGTGAGACATTGACTGAGAATGAAGACAATGAAATTGAGGTGGGGAATAATGATGATGGATTGGAACCATTAGCCATGATAGAACTTGACAGTGTAAACAGTGTGACTCAAAGAAGGAAGGAGTCAACACCACCTGTCGTAGGGATGGAGTTTGAATCTTACGATGAAGCTTACAACTTTTACAATTGCTATGCTAAGGAAGTAGGATTTGGCATCAGAGTAAGGAATTTATGGAGAAGACAGAAGACTAATGAAAAGTACATGGTTGTACTATGTTGCAGTAACCAGGGTTTTCGAAGAAAAAAGGATACGCATCGTTTGAgaccagaaacaagaattggTTGCTTGGCAATGGTGAGGATTAAGTTGATGAGCTCTGAAAGGTGGAGACTGATCGAAGTTAAGCTTGAACATAACCATTCAAATACCCCAGCAACCGCACAATTCTATAAATCACATAGGATGATGAATGGATTCATTAGAAAATTGGAGTTGGGTTGTGATGCAGCGGTTCAAACAACTGATCTTGTTGATGAACATAATCAATTGGAgcttaaagaagaagaagcagaagcccTTCAGAATTACCTTTGCAAAATGCAGTTGGTGAGTCCAAGCTTCTTTTACTTGATGGATCTCAATAATGGACGTCTAAGAAACGTGTTTTGGGCCGACGGAAGGTCTAGAGCTTCATATGGTTACTTTGGAGATGTAGTTATATTTGATACTACGtatttgatgaaaaaatatgACTTGTCGTTTGCACCATTTGTTGGAGTTAACCATCATGGGCAGTCAGTGTTATTGGGTTGCAGTTTACTTGTCGATGAGTCTGTAGAGTCATTTGTTTGGTTGTTCAAGACATGGCTGACATGTATGTCAGGACGATCCCCATCTACCATAATTACTGACCATAATAAGGCATTGCAAAAGGCAATTGCTGAGGTGCTACCAGAAACTCGTCATCGTATGTCTTTGTGGCACATTATGGAAAGAGCTCCTGAGAAATTGAAACTCCTACATGAATTTGAGGAAGTTAAAATGGCGATGAGCATGGCAGTTTATGATTCATTGAGAGTGGATGAATTTGAAACAGCTTGGGAGGATATGGTACAGCATTATGGTGTTCAGGACAATGAATGGCTTCAGATGGTATATGAAGATCGACAGCATTGGGTGCCAGCTTTTTTGAAGGATACTTTTTCTGCAGGAATGGCAACCACTCAAAGGAACCAAATTGCAAAATCTTTTTTTGATGGATATGTGCATAAGCACACTAATTTGAAAGACTTTCTAGGAAAGTATGAACTAGCTCTAGTAAATGCATATCAAAAAGAAGCCAAGGCAGATATTGAGTCAAGGGATTTATGTCCTTGCTTAAAAACAAGATGTTGTTATGAGAGACAGCTTTCCCAAGTGTACACATGTGAAATATTTCGAAAGTTCCAACATGAGGTTGAAGAGATGTTATTTTGTTTTAACACAGCACAAGTACATGTCAGTGGACCAATCGTTACATACATAGTCAAGGAACGTGTTGACGGCAATGCAAATGAGATTAGGGATTATGAGGTTCAGTATAATACAGCTGATATGGAAGTCCATTGCATCTGTGGTTGCTTTAGCTTTAATGGTTACTTATGTAAACATGCACTAAGCGTGCTTAACTATAATGGTGTCGAGGAAATTCCGCCTCTGTACATTTTACCACGATGGAGAAAGGATTTTAAACATGTCTTTGTTCCAAACCATGGCTCCATTCGTGTTGATATTGACAACTCAGtggaatggtatgatcatttgTATAAACGTGCTATCCTAGTTGTCGAGGAGGGGATGATATCTCCAGAACATTTCAAGGTCGCTTTACAATCTTTGGAGGACTCCCTAAGCAGGGTTCATCTTGTGGAAGATATTGAGTTAAATATAACACCTACAAGAGCACAACGAAGTATGGCTGAAACTCATAAGGTGCAAGATCTTTCTCAAGTGAAGCGACCATGTCGACCAAAACAAAGTCGAGGCCAGGTGGAGAAAATCTGTGAAGACACATGGGGTAAG